The following is a genomic window from Xenopus laevis strain J_2021 chromosome 2L, Xenopus_laevis_v10.1, whole genome shotgun sequence.
AGAACCCTGAAGAAAAAAGGACATGAGCAAGACAGTATAGACCACATATTGCAAAAGGCAAACACATTCTCCCACCCTTTCCCAATTCAGACCCAGCCCAAAACAACATGCTCTTACAAAGCAGGGCCCGACTGACTTCACTGGAGGCAGGGCAGCATGGATATATGAGATAATGGTTGTCAGAGGAGATGGGGCTGGAGAAGTTCACCAGGAGTGGGGCCCACAGTGGTTTTTCCCAGTTCTCCTAGTGGACCAGTCTGAAAGTGCACATGTGAGCACTCCCCAGCAACGTAATTTGGTGGTCCAGTTTGGTTTAGTCAAAAGGTTAGCGACTGTGCTGACAAATTGGTTCTCCCCTTTCTTAATTGGGGATTAAAATGTGTGGTTTTAGAATTCCCTcctgaagtggttgtactggTAGACCCAGTAGTAAGatgtaaaggaacagttcatccTAAAGTTAATATCTAGCAATTTCAAATTTCCACTGctgtatggatgctaggttttttattttagcaaggaggaataatagtgtAACCTGTAGCCACTATCAGTTTTTGTTTGCTGGAGTCAGTGACCATTTTCATTTAAAGACTGAATAAGATGCAGAATATCACGGTTTATTATGAATTGCTTAAATAAATAGTATTGGTCTCCGATCATACAATTTTGTTTCCCATGTCTTTCAGCTCATATTGTGGAATCCCCGGGAAGGATTTACATAGCCAGGTGTTCACTTATATATCTGATTTAAACGGTATTGAATTGGGTCATCAGGAGAAACAGCACTGTCATTCTAACCGGGAACAGGGTGATTGGaatagcaaagagaaaaaaaaggccCGTAGGAAGCTGTATGTAGCATCAGTCGTCTGCCTACTGTTCATGATCGGAGAAGTGATAGGTAAGTAACCCTAGGGTAACGGCCATCTACATGCAATGCAGTATGTGGCAACAGTCTTGACTGAGGGGACCTTATACTGACCAAGAATGGATATAGAAAACAGTagaatagttttatgggattttctTTCTGATTAAAGCATTGAGTACTGTATATAGGAGAGGCGCTTATTTTATTGGCTGATAAAACTAAACAAGAATTCCAccacttttggtttttttttgtttttttaatgaaagtttttGTCTCGAGAATAATAGTTTCCCTAATCTTTACATGAGGAGCAATCATGGCTGTTCCTGCTCCAGTAAATATCACAAATATGTAGATCCAGAAGGTTAGTGTCACACATGGCTTTTAGGCAGCTAAAGCACCATGTGGCCATAATTCTAAGGCTTCTATTGCTGAATAActtatatttacagaaaaataaaatgccgTGCAGTGCTGTGtgcctgtaaataaaaatatacatatgtacaAATGAGCATACCACTGagataaataaacaaaacaaatttctACAACAATTCCACATAATAGCTATTTAGAACAGGCTGAAACCAAGAAAGTAATCTACAAGTCAAACATGGTTGTATCCTTTAACgtgcatgaataaataattttaaaaaaatgcatttgtacaaCATCATTATGCATAATGGATTTCTTGTGGGATTTGTGGGAAGGTCACAGAGGCTTTGGCCTAGGAGCTAAGCCATATTTGCTTTTGTTCTGGAGCACTGGGGAatgcataactcccaactgtcccgttttcgcaggacagtcacgattttgacagctcttcaagcagtcccgggtttcttactggaatgtcccgactttctctttgatctcctgcactgacgccagaaaaagatacaaagtttctgaaacttaattaaaataagagactttttggCAAAAAGctcagaacactcagcagctgcacttggatacttttgtaaaaatatacaattgtaactatttaagataagcaggtctcttgggagaactgagactagcagcttaaagggcaatgcaAAACAGTTATAAcacaaaacattgcactaaaacttccagaaatgtgttcaaatgtcataacctgccaattattgtaaaatatatatggtCATTAAGGAGGTCATAAAATGGGCATTGGAAAAATATTGCTCTCACCAATTCCCCAATGCCCCATGATCTGGAATTGGGTTAGGTGGCTGTTGGATGGTGACAGGGGCTCTGGCCCCAATAAATGCTTGGAAATTTGAGTAGATTTTGTTTCCAGCATACCTACTTCCATGTGGCAGCTTTGCCTATAGTGTAGTCAACCTGACACTGCTACTGTTTGCTGAATAAATGAGAAAGTGTTAACTGGGCTGTGCTTGGAGGTTCAAGTTTCCCTGTGGCCTTTGCATATATTCGTACTTAAAATGGCTTTTGCTTCTCTCTGTAGGTGGGTACTTGGCACACAGTTTAGCAATCATGACAGATGCTGCTCACCTTCTGACAGACTTTGCCAGTATGATGATCAGTTTATTTGCTCTGTGGATGTCCTCAAGGCCAGCTACTAAAACTATGAACTTTGGCTGGCATCGGGCAGGTAAGGTGATTTTCTGACCTGTACCAGATGAAGATGGGGTTTCTTTTTAAAATGAGATTGTTAAAACCACTAATTTCTCTTTCTTTTAGAGATATTGGGAGCACTCCTCTCTGTTCTCTCAATCTGGGTTGTGACTGGAGTCTTGGTCTACCTGGCTGTGGAGCGTATAATATCAGGAGATTACGAGATTGCGGGCGATGCTATGCTGATCACCTCTGCCGGTGCAGTTGCAGTCAATATCATGTGAGTACTGCAAAGCCAAAATTCTCAATTATTGCTCCTGTAAATAATACAGTTTATAGGTATTGTATCGTTTATCCAGATTTCATAAAATCGGATAAAATATGCATTAAAGTTTATTCACAACATGTACATTGTAAAACACaaattgttttgtatttgttttggacTTAACGCTGGGTTAGTTCACAGATACAAGGCATTTTACAGAGTAACAAGCAAACGGTTAGAAtgaagaattattttattgaaacagaGTGCAGGATATGGCATTTCTGATTTTAGCATTTGTTGCAGGCAAGATATTGTAACCTCAACCTCTAGTAACATTGTATGCGTCAGTTTCTACCATATGTTGCACCCAAATTCTTTGTTTAGCTACAGTATTATGTATGGTAAGATTAAAATCTAAGatggaaaaagaagaaggcaTTCAAGGAATCAGCAGGCCAGTGACCCATTTCTTCACTAGGCTACATAATATCTCTTGGATCATTCCTTGGAAAGGGGTATTCATGCAGTTTATTATGATTATGGGGCAGTAGAGAATCAGCCCAATCATTTTACATTACAGGTGGACTCAGTACACCTCtgatttttacatacatttatctATTTGCCTGCTCTGGCTAATTGCTATGTAGCTGAATGAAATCCTAATCTGTAAAACCTTTTTTCCCTGAAGAATGGGGTTAATTCTTCATCAGACAGGGCATGGACACAGTCACGGAACTGGAAACTCCCATTCTCACTCTCATGGTGCTGGAGATCATGGTAATCCTAGTGTCCGTGCTGCTTTTATCCATGTGGTCGGGGATTTATTACAAAGCGTTGGGGTGCTCATTGCTGCCTACGTAATTTATTATAAGGTATGTTTTCCTTGATAATttcttttttggtgaatttttcatgaaattttgGTTTTACTTAGTGATGCTGACACTTAAAaactattcttcaaaatattaacgtacattaaaagttacctataggtcatgttaattgttttttttgttctgtttttgtaagtaattgttagttgaagttcctaaaccagaCTGTTTTGCctacctgactgtcccttctcaacctttcagttatagtttctaatgttaacggaGAACTGCTCCATGCAGTTCTTTTCATTTAATGTAGTTATCTTAAAGTGTTTAGTTTTAATTTCCACCGATAGAAGTGAGCAAGAGCAAAGACTGAAAGAGTCTTTCTAGCTGCTATTTCTAGGCTAAGCCACCAGCAGTTTAATGATTTTACATAACTTCTTGGTTGCAGCAGACACTAagggtggttatttactaaaccttgaatttatctggtttggctttttggggcaaaaactgggAGAGGGAGAGGCACCattgggagaggcaccaatctcaatttgaagacaTTGTGGTCTGGGTTGAGTTTaacccaataatctgaaaaattcaagttttccggcaaaaactctaaaaaatgtagcaattcggggggaaaatattccaaaaattggatgattcggattttcgctcaaTTTGATCGGGTTTTTTCCCCAAACTGATTAATTTAACCCCCTTAGACTGATCTACTAACAGATgctaagttaaggtggccatatgcaGACCAAAATGAGTTACTTATTCAGTCACTCCACATGGATTCAACAGCCACATTTGTTGGCTACTCCAAACAGGAACTGATTGTCTCTTTATGACAATCCTTTGTCGGTTTTTGTTAAATTGAAACCAAAACccattttcaaatggttaaaacacTGTCACAGTTTTTCAGTCATTTTATAAATTTTAAATGGTTTGCAAATTGCCTTAAGAGTCAGACTTCTAGAGCTACACCAGTTCCAAGAATTCACTCTCCTGTAACTTGTTGTAAGTAGGGCATTTTACCTCCTCTATCAATCTGTATGCTATGCTGTGTAAACCTTACTTCTGTTGTAGAATGCTGGATATTTTGGTTAAATATTtcagttataataaatattttgtctctACAGCCGGAGTATAAAATTATTGATCCTATATGCACATTCCTGTTTTCTGTGCTAGTTCTGATCACAACACTGACCATCCTTAGAGATGTCCTTCTAGTCCTAATGGAAGGTAAGTGCTGAagcaatgtatatataatatataaatatcaatcaGACAGCACAACAACTTATTTCATGACCCAGGTGCAAGGTAATTGGAATattaagaaatagaaaaaagaccagcaacacaggGAATTACATTTGCACTGTGTATTAAAGGTGCATGTACAAACAACCGttcccattgggacctttctcaaggcaaacaCACTAATAATGTAGTGTAAGTATTGTAATTCAAAGTGATCAGTGCAATAAATAGCTATAAAAATATAGCGTATATAAAAATGTGAACGATAAAAGCATGCTGATAATCATTGTGAAGtgtatacattcatttaaaaacatgaTTATATGAAAAGCCCaaagtgtattatataataacatttaaCTGTATTTATTAGCGATAGTATAATAAAAGATATATCTGATAACTAGACACAATGAAAGCCAGCTGTACCCTATTTAATTCAAGGGGGCCCCCAAGCTTCTCAAACTTGCTTGTCTTTCACCAGCTTACAAATTCTGCCCTACCAATATAATTATCTGATTGGCAAGAAATGGTTCAATTGTACGCGTAAATTTAAATCTCTAGGTAATGTCCAATTCATAAATCCTCCCTTTGTAGTAACAGACAATCCACAATGCCACCCCAGGGGGAAATCTGAAATGTGATCAATTGgcattcatttaaatgttttgCATGCAGGCAGTGCTAGGCAATGGATTGCTTTAGAACCTGTCCAAGAGTCTTTCTGTGATTTAGGGTCTAATGCCAGTGGCTTGATGCATCTTATTCTTTCCCTGAGTTGTCTGTGTGTTTTccaacaatgtgttttttttttttttcttctgtctctgtctctatctctgtctctatctctgtctctatctctgtctctcgtgaataaagtaccccctcttgtaaaatataaggatattataagtttccgagtttcatgaccatataaaagcacgaggccgaaggccgagtgtttttatacaggtcatggaactccgaggta
Proteins encoded in this region:
- the slc30a2.L gene encoding solute carrier family 30 member 2 L homeolog, encoding MEGEMEKRLLLSGEKRSYCGIPGKDLHSQVFTYISDLNGIELGHQEKQHCHSNREQGDWNSKEKKKARRKLYVASVVCLLFMIGEVIGGYLAHSLAIMTDAAHLLTDFASMMISLFALWMSSRPATKTMNFGWHRAEILGALLSVLSIWVVTGVLVYLAVERIISGDYEIAGDAMLITSAGAVAVNIIMGLILHQTGHGHSHGTGNSHSHSHGAGDHGNPSVRAAFIHVVGDLLQSVGVLIAAYVIYYKPEYKIIDPICTFLFSVLVLITTLTILRDVLLVLMEGTPKGVDFNLVKDTLLSISGVKALHSLHIWALTVSQPVLSVHIAINENADSQTVLKEASSQLQNKFHFHTTTIQIENYSDDMKDCQECQDPSD